One Cervus canadensis isolate Bull #8, Minnesota chromosome 1, ASM1932006v1, whole genome shotgun sequence genomic window carries:
- the FMNL1 gene encoding formin-like protein 1 isoform X4, which produces MGNAAGSAEQPASPAALAPKQPAAPKQPMPAAGELEERFNRVLNCMNLPPDKVQLLSQYDNEKKWELICDQERFQVKNPPAAYIQKLKSYLETGGASRKVAADWMPNLGFKRRVQESTQVLRELEISLRTNHIGWVQEFLNEENRGLDVLLEYLAFAQCSVAYNMEATDNGAPGSEKSKPLEQSVEDLSKGPPSSLPPPTKSRHLTIKLTPAHSKKALRNSRIVSQKDDVHVCIMCLRAIMNYQSGFSLVMNHPACVNEIALSLNNKNPRTKALVLELLAAVCLVRGGHDIILSAFDNFKEVCGEQHRFEKLMEYFRNEDSNIDFMVACMQFINIVVHSVENMNFRVFLQYEFTHLGLDLYLERLRLTESDKLQVQIQAYLDNIFDVGALLEDTETKNAVLEHMEELQEQVALLTERLRDAENESMAKIAELEKQLSQARKESETLRERFSESTPMGTSRRSSEPEKVPAPAPARPSALELKVEELEEKGLIRILRGPGDAVSIEILPVAVATPSGSDAPTPGAPTGSPSSASELPSVAEPAPGAAPPPPPPPPPPPPPPLPPQLGLPSQQEAPLLAPPLAPPLPGSPEPPPPPPLPGDQPPPPPPPPPPPGEDGQVPPPPPPPPGGPSDAQAGPGSEMGPGVKAKKPIQTKFRMPLLNWVALKPNQITGTVFTELNDEKVLQELDMSDFEEQFKTKSQGPSVDLSALKSKAAQKAPSKATLIEANRAKNLAITLRKGNLGADRICQAIETYDLQTLGLDFLELLTRFLPTEYERSLITRFEREQRPIEELSEEDRFMLRFSRIPRLPERMNTLTFLGNFPDTAQMLMPQLNAIIAASMSIKSSDKLRQILEIVLAFGNYMNSSKRGAAYGFRLQSLDALLEMKSTDRKQTLLHYLVKVIAEKYPQLTGFHSDLHFLDKAGSVSLDSVLGDVRSLQRGLELTQREFVRQDDCVVLKEFLRVNSPVMDKLLADSKTAQEAYESVVEYFGENPKTTSPSMFFSLFSRFIKAYKKAEQEVEQWKKEAAAQEAGTDIAGKGEPQAPKSPPKVRRQQMDLISELKRKQQKEPLIYESDRDGAIEDIITVLKTVPFTARTGKRTSRLLYEASLGEEIPL; this is translated from the exons GAGCGGTTTCAAGTCAAGAACCCCCCAGCAGCCTATATCCAGAAGCTGAAGAGTTACCTGGAAACCGGTGGGGCCAGCCGAAAAGTAGCAGCAGACTGGATGCCCAACCTCGGG TTTAAGAGGCGAGTTCAGGAGTCCACGCAGGTGCTCCGGGAACTGGAGATCTCTCTGAGGACCAACCACATTGG ATGGGTGCAGGAATTCCTGAACGAGGAGAACCGCGGCCTGGACGTGCTGCTCGAGTACCTGGCATTCGCACAGTGCTCCGTGGC GTACAATATGGAGGCCACAGACAATGGGGCCCCGGGCTCTGAGAAGAGCAAGCCGCTGGAGCAGTCAGTGGAAGATCTGAGCAAGGGCCCGCCCTCATCCTTGCCGCCCCCAACCAAGAGTCGCCACCTGACCATCAA gtTGACCCCGGCCCACAGCAAGAAGGCCCTGAGGAATTCCCGCATCGTCAGCCAGAAGGATGACGTCCACGTCTGCATCATGTGTCTGCGTGCCATCATGAACTACCAG TCCGGCTTCAGCCTCGTCATGAACCACCCAGCCTGTGTCAATGAGATTGCTCTGAGTCTCAACAACAAGAACCCCAG AACCAAGGCCCTGGTGTTGGAGCTGCTGGCGGCTGTTTGTCTGGTGCGGGGAGGACACGATATCATCCTTTCTGCCTTTGACAACTTCAAGGAG GTATGTGGAGAGCAGCACCGCTTTGAAAAGCTAATGGAATATTTCCGGAACGAGGACAGCAACATCGACTTCATG gtGGCCTGCATGCAATTCATCAACATTGTGGTACATTCAGTGGAGAACATGAACTTCCGTGTCTTCCTGCAATATGAGTTCACTCACCTGGGCCTGGACCTGTACTTGGAG AGGCTTCGGCTCACGGAGAGCGACAAGCTGCAGGTGCAGATTCAGGCCTACCTGGACAACATCTTTGACGTGGGCGCACTGCTGGAGGACACTGAGACCAAGAATGCTGTGCTGGAGCACATGGAGGAGCTGCAGGAGCAGGTGGCCCTG CTCACAGAGCGGCTTCGGGACGCGGAGAACGAGTCCATGGCCAAGATCGCGGAGCTGGAGAAGCAGCTAAGCCAGGCCCGAAAGGAGTCGGAGACCCTGCGG GAGCGCTTCAGCGAGTCGACCCCTATGGGCACCTCCAGACGTTCCTCTGAGCCCGAGAAAGTGCCTGCCCCTGCCCCGGCGCGGCCGTCGGCCCTAGAGCTGAAGGTGGaagagctggaggagaaggggttaaTCCGTATCCTGAGGGGGCCCGGGGATGCGGTCTCCATCGAGATTCTCCCGGTCGCTGTGGCAACTCCGAGCGGCAGTGATGCCCCGACTCCGGGGGCGCCCACCGGCTCCCCCAGCTCAG CCTCGGAACTCCCATCTGTAGCAGAGCCGGCTCCTGGAGCGGCACCGCCAccgccacctccacccccacctccacccccaccgcCGCTGCCCCCACAGCTTGGTCTCCCCTCCCAGCAGGAAGCCCCACTCCTGGCGCCCCctctggccccgcccctcccaggCAGCCCcgagcccccgcccccgccgccgctgcCAGGCGAccagccgcccccgcccccgccgcccccgccgcctccCGGCGAGGACGGGCAGGTTCctccgccgcccccgccgcctccGGGAGGTCCCTCTGATGCTCAAGCAGGGCCTGGCTCAGAGATGGGCCCAG GAGTGAAGGCCAAGAAACCCATCCAGACCAAGTTCAGAATGCCACTCTTAAACTGGGTAGCCCTGAAACCCAACCAGATCACAGGCACTGTCTTCACTGAACTCAATGATGAGAAGGTGCTACAG GAGCTGGACATGAGTGACTTCGAGGAGCAGTTCAAGACTAAGTCCCAAGGTCCCAGCGTAGACCTTAGTGCTCTCAAGAGTAAAGCAGCCCAGAAGGCCCCCAGCAAAGCCACACTCATCGAGGCCAACCGGGCCAAGAACCTGGCCATCACCCTGCGCAAGGGCAACCTGGGGGCAGATCGCATCTGCCAGGCAATCGAGAC GTATGACCTGCAGACCCTTGGCCTGGACTTCCTGGAGCTGCTGACCCGCTTCCTGCCCACAGAGTATGAGCGCAGCCTCATCACCCGTTTCGAGCGGGAGCAGCGACCGATAGAGGAGCTGTCAGAGGAGGACCGCTTCATGCTGCGCTTCAGCCGCATCCCCCGCCTGCCCGAACGCATGAACACGCTCACCTTCCTGGGCAACTTCCCAGATACTGCCCAGATGCTCATGCCG CAACTGAATGCCATCATTGCAGCCTCAATGTCCATCAAGTCCTCGGACAAACTCCGCCAGATCCTGGAG ATCGTCCTGGCTTTTGGCAACTACATGAACAGCAGCAAGCGTGGAGCAGCCTATGGCTTCCGACTCCAGAGTCTGGATGCG CTGTTGGAGATGAAGTCGACGGACCGCAAGCAGACACTGCTGCATTACCTGGTGAAGGTCATTGCTGAAAAGTACCCACAGCTCACAGGTTTCCACAGTGACCTCCACTTTCTGGACAAGGCCGGCTCAG TGTCCCTGGACAGCGTGCTGGGGGATGTCCGCTCCCTGCAGCGAGGCCTGGAGTTGACCCAGCGGGAGTTTGTGAGGCAGGATGACTGTGTGGTGCTCAAGGAGTTCCTGAGGGTCAACTCACCAGTCATGGATAAGCTGCTGGCAGACAGCAAGACAGCTCAG GAAGCCTACGAGTCTGTGGTGGAATACTTCGGAGAGAACCCCAAGACCACATCCCCCTCCATGTTCTTCTCCCTCTTTAGTCGCTTCATCAAAGCCTATAAG AAAGCCGAGCAGGAGGTGGAACAGTGGAAGAAAGAAGCAGCTGCCCAGGAGGCAGGCACCGACATCGCGGGGAAAGGGGAGCCCCAAGCACCCAAG TCCCCTCCCAAGGTCCGGCGGCAACAGATGGACCTCATCTCTGAGCTGAAGCGGAAGCAGCAGAAAGAGCCACTCATCTATGAGAGTGATCGTGATGGGGCCATTGAAGATATCATCACAG TGCTCAAGACGGTGCCCTTCACTGCTCGCACTGGCAAGAGGacgtccaggctcctctatgaGGCCAGCCTGGGAGAGGAGATCCCCCTCTAG